A single window of Debaryomyces hansenii CBS767 chromosome F complete sequence DNA harbors:
- a CDS encoding DEHA2F13992p (similar to uniprot|P04807 Saccharomyces cerevisiae YGL253W HXK2 Hexokinase isoenzyme 2): MVHLGPKPPQHRKGTFTDVPEDLMKELNELEELLTVSPDTLKKITEHFIGELEKGLSKQGGNIPMIPGWVLDFPTGKEKGDYLAIDLGGTNLRVVLVKLGGNRDFDTTQSKFALPETMRTATSDELWTFIAECLKKFVQEEFPQGCTKPLPLGFTFSYPASQKSINTGVLQRWTKGWDIDGVEGHDVVPMLQKAIEKVGVPINVVALINDTTGTLVASMYTDAETRMGLIYGTGCNGAYYDVVSDIPKLEGKMPSDVDQSAPMAINCEYGAFDNELVVLPRTKYDILIDKQSPRPGQQSYEKMISGYYLGEVLRLILLDLAKEKKLIFKGQDLSKLETEFILDTSFPSRIEEDPFENLSDTAELFQKELGIQTTSPERKIIRRLAELIGERSARLFVCGIAAICKKRGYKTAHCAADGSVYNKYPGVKERTAKALRDIFEWETKEDLITIVHAEDGSGVGAAVIAALTEKRLEQGLSVGIQD; the protein is encoded by the coding sequence ATGGTGCACTTAGGTCCAAAACCTCCACAGCACAGAAAGGGTACTTTTACCGATGTTCCTGAAGATCTCATGAAGGAGTTGAATGagttagaagaattattgactGTTTCTCCAGACACCTTAAAAAAAATCACTGAACACTTCATTGGTGAATTGGAAAAGGGGTTATCCAAGCAAGGAGGTAACATTCCTATGATCCCAGGATGGGTTTTAGATTTCCCAACTGGTAAGGAAAAGGGAGACTATTTGGCTATTGATTTAGGTGGAACTAACTTAAGAGTTGTGTTAGTTAAGTTAGGTGGTAACAGAGATTTCGATACCACTCAATCTAAGTTCGCATTACCAGAAACCATGAGAACTGCTACTTCTGATGAATTGTGGACTTTCATTGCTGAATGTTTGAAGAAGTTCgttcaagaagaattccCACAAGGGTGCACTAAACCTTTACCGTTAGGTTTCACTTTCTCTTACCCAGCAAGTCAAAAGTCTATCAACACTGGTGTTTTACAAAGATGGACTAAAGGTTGGGATATCGATGGTGTTGAAGGCCACGACGTTGTTCCAATGTTACAAAAGGCTATCGAGAAGGTTGGAGTCCCAATCAATGTTGTTGCTTTGATTAACGATACCACTGGTACTTTAGTTGCTTCCATGTACACCGATGCTGAGACTAGAATGGGTTTGATCTATGGTACTGGTTGTAATGGTGCCTACTATGATGTTGTTAGTGATATTCCAAAGTTGGAAGGCAAGATGCCAAGCGATGTTGACCAAAGTGCCCCAATGGCAATCAACTGTGAATATGGTGCATTTGACAATGAACTCGTCGTGTTACCAAGAACGAAGTATGATATTCTCATCGACAAACAATCTCCAAGACCAGGCCAACAATCTTATGAAAAGATGATTTCCGGTTACTACTTAGGTGAAGTCTTGAGATTGATTTTACTTGATTTAGCcaaggaaaagaaattgatctTCAAGGGTCAAGATTTATCTAAGTTAGAAACCGAATTTATCTTAGATACCTCATTCCCTTCTAGGATCGAAGAAGATCCATTTGAAAACTTAAGCGACACTGCCGAATTATtccaaaaagaattaggTATTCAAACCACTTCGCCAGAAAGAAAGATCATTCGTCGTCTTGCTGAATTAATCGGTGAAAGATCTGCTAGATTATTTGTCTGTGGTATTGCCGCAATTTGTAAGAAGAGAGGTTACAAGACTGCCCATTGTGCTGCTGACGGTTCCGTTTACAACAAATACCCTGGTGTCAAGGAAAGAACTGCTAAGGCCTTAAGagatatttttgaatggGAAACTAAAGAAGA
- a CDS encoding DEHA2F14014p (similar to CA4248|IPF4294 Candida albicans IPF4294) produces MIRNNTDKLSVPHHSYSTSTSSMSSIGPTGYNIGHRANKSGSSTTRLSRTNTNNTDTYSNDVQSIKTTDRLPTAKPSVTYSDKLWTQIDVLDDVKNMSHQVRLKGSFFNDTFNEELEKLKLSQNKLFEVMSNQHFKGYSDKDYQKQLYKLNVATPNASTPQLLNQISEETRNPVNERLTEFFANDAEDSKHLLYKKQNFDEISLYVEELKVNLDNVGQSMKKFDENTRDLW; encoded by the coding sequence ATGATTAGAAACAATACCGACAAACTATCGGTACCTCATCACTCGTATAGTACATCTACATCCTCGATGTCGAGTATTGGACCTACTGGATATAATATCGGACATAGGGCAAATAAATCGGGATCTAGTACTACACGATTATCTCGAACAAATACCAATAATACAGACACATATAGTAATGATGTACAAAGCATAAAGACCACAGACAGATTACCCACAGCCAAACCTAGCGTGACGTATCTGGATAAACTTTGGACGCAAATTGATGTTCTTGACGATGTCAAGAATATGTCCCACCAGGTTAGACTAAAAGGGTCATTTTTTAACGACacatttaatgaagaactcgagaagttgaaattaCTGCAGAATAAGTTATTTGAGGTGATGTCCAACCAGCATTTCAAAGGCTACTCAGATAAAGATTACCAAAAACAATTGTATAAACTTAATGTGGCCACTCCTAATGCCAGTACTCCGCAACTCCTTAACCAAATTTCCGAAGAAACTAGAAACCCCGTAAATGAAAGACTCACTGAATTTTTTGCCAATGACGCCGAAGACCTGAAGCACCTTCTATATAAGAAACAGAATTTTGACGAAATCAGCCTTTATGTGGAAGAGTTAAAGGTCAACTTGGATAATGTTGGTCAATCcatgaagaaatttgacGAAAATACCAGAGATTTATGGTAA
- a CDS encoding DEHA2F14036p (weakly similar to uniprot|P46961 Saccharomyces cerevisiae YPL076W GPI2 Protein involved in the synthesis of N-acetylglucosaminyl phosphatidylinositol), translated as MNSLKVPNNSSVGLEIQNTKQNLHKIPSRSPIKKKLKPWKKLLYLQQPYPDNYTNESFLAQLKRNTTVSKYSYWKLVDDFTLVAFHLSNLLLVILIFTGIYLQYWNSVWPTLMSSCCSIIGFIIWDQINISLADHKNEGYYPIPISSPALSSGPKPKVKSFLIIIFIILLLSPVLKSLTKSTSSDSIWALSLILCLANTIFHDYGVDTTSSQYMPIISTNISLSNAIVLASRLNSTVQVFCFILFAIQINILLPLFDFSIRKHSRSKLYHRCLVISVSGVVYYLISILIGYNALIVWVLTQGGIAFIMPNYFLSLQKYKNELQGPWDIAKPILNTS; from the coding sequence ATGAACTCGTTAAAAGTACCTAATAACCTGTCCGTTGGGCTTGAAATCCAGAATACCAAACAAAATTTGCATAAGATCCCCTCTAGATCTCCAATTAAAAAGAAACTCAAGCCTTGGAAAAAATTGCTCTATTTACAGCAGCCGTATCCAGATAACTATACAAATGAATCTTTTCTTGCCCAGTTAAAAAGGAATACCACTGTTTCCAAATACTCTTACTGGAAGTTGGTTGACGATTTCACCTTAGTTGCATTTCATTTATCCAATCTATTGCTagtaattttgatatttacGGGAATTTACCTACAGTATTGGAATTCTGTTTGGCCCACCCTTATGAGCAGTTGTTGTTCTATAATTGGCTTCATAATATGGgatcaaatcaatatttcgTTAGCTGACCATAAAAATGAGGGATATTACCCAATTCCAATCTCGTCGCCAGCACTCTCCTCGGGACCCAAACCAAAAGTTAAATCCTTCctaatcattattttcattatcttgtTGCTATCTCCAGTTTTGAAGTCCTTAACCAAGTCTACTTCATCCGATTCTATATGGGCATTATCGCTTATTTTATGTCTTGCAAATACAATTTTCCATGATTATGGGGTTGATACTACAAGCAGCCAGTATATGCCTATAATTTCCACAAACATATCGTTATCCAATGCTATCGTACTTGCATCACGACTCAATTCTACAGTGCAGGTATTTTGCTTCATATTATTTGCAATTCAGATTAATATCCTATTACCACTTTTTGATTTCAGTATACGGAAACATTCACGAAGTAAACTATACCACAGATGTTTAGTCATATCTGTATCGGGTGTTGTATACTACTTAATTTCTATATTAATCGGATATAATGCTTTAATTGTGTGGGTATTAACGCAAGGAGGAATAGCATTTATAATGCCTAATTACTTCCTATCCCTTCAAAAGTACAAAAATGAACTACAAGGCCCTTGGGATATTGCTAAGCCTATTCTAAATACAAGTTAG